The following coding sequences are from one Triticum dicoccoides isolate Atlit2015 ecotype Zavitan chromosome 4A, WEW_v2.0, whole genome shotgun sequence window:
- the LOC119284761 gene encoding scarecrow-like protein 21: MSAKASNMSYRYPDNSQIPYYSSSMHVGGNGTCYVQQNHEDHHYVSSDGGSQNSDSKSQVIHPQYSTLESSSANCVYAANSSTSPQCISGSHISLHDSHSDHTYDSPASGITEVPGLGFTTLQELADALFGSDSDAVSSDRSLVIGAAMHQSNWRELLGISSGDLKQVIVACGKAVDENNCHEDLLISELQKMVSVSGEPIQRLGAYMLEGLVARRYSTGHALYKSLKCKEPQPTNSELMSYMHLLYDICPFFRFGYMSANGAIAEAVKGENFIHIIDFQIAQGSQWVTMIQALAARVSGPPYLRITGIDDSDSAYARGGGLDIVGRRLCNIAQSCCLPFEFNAVNAASHEVTLEHLDIRKGEAIAVNFAYQLHHTPDESVCIENHRDRILRMVKSLSPRVVTLVEQEANTNTAPFFSRYMETLDYYTAMFEAIDVACPRDDKVRMSTEQHCVARDIVNLIACEGAERVERHEPFGKWRSRFAMAGFRPYPLSALVNNTIRTLLNDYNSYYKLEEKDGVIYLGWKNRKLVVSSAWQ, translated from the coding sequence ATGTCAGCAAAGGCCTCTAACATGTCATACAGATATCCAGACAATTCTCAAATACCATACTACAGCAGTTCAATGCATGTGGGGGGAAATGGTACTTGCTATGTGCAACAAAATCATGAGGATCATCACTACGTGTCCTCTGATGGTGGCTCACAGAACAGCGATTCAAAGTCTCAGGTGATTCACCCACAGTACAGCACTCTAGAGTCTTCATCAGCCAATTGTGTTTATGCTGCCAATAGCTCTACATCTCCTCAGTGCATAAGTGGGAGCCACATTTCTCTGCATGATAGCCACTCAGATCACACATATGATTCTCCTGCAAGTGGCATCACCGAGGTTCCAGGTTTGGGGTTTACAACACTTCAGGAGCTAGCAGATGCACTGTTTGGATCTGATTCAGATGCAGTTAGTTCTGACAGATCCCTAGTAATTGGCGCCGCAATGCACCAAAGTAACTGGAGAGAGCTTCTGGGAATCAGCTCTGGGGACTTGAAGCAGGTAATTGTAGCATGTGGTAAGGCTGTTGATGAGAATAATTGTCATGAGGACTTGCTGATATCAGAGTTACAGAAGATGGTCTCCGTGTCTGGAGAACCAATCCAACGTCTGGGAGCATATATGTTGGAAGGCCTTGTTGCGAGGCGTTATTCTACTGGACATGCGTTGTATAAATCTCTGAAGTGCAAGGAACCTCAACCTACAAATTCAGAGCTCATGTCCTACATGCATCTTCTCTATGATATCTGTCCATTCTTCAGATTTGGTTACATGTCTGCCAATGGTGCTATAGCCGAGGCTGTTAAGGGTGAGAACTTTATTCACATCATTGATTTCCAAATTGCTCAAGGGAGCCAGTGGGTAACTATGATACAGGCCCTTGCTGCGAGGGTTAGCGGACCACCATACCTAAGAATTACTGGTATAGATGATTCAGATTCGGCTTATGCCCGAGGTGGTGGACTGGATATAGTTGGGCGTAGGTTATGCAACATTGCTCAGTCATGTTGTCTGCCCTTTGAGTTCAACGCCGTAAATGCAGCTAGTCATGAGGTTACACTTGAACATCTCGATATAAGAAAGGGAGAGGCTATTGCTGTCAACTTTGCATATCAGCTGCATCATACTCCTGATGAGAGTGTCTGCATAGAAAACCACCGGGATAGGATATTGAGAATGGTTAAGAGCCTTTCTCCTAGGGTGGTAACCCTTGTAGAGCAGGAGGCTAACACAAACACTGCCCCATTCTTCAGTAGATACATGGAGACCCTTGACTACTACACAGCCATGTTCGAGGCAATAGATGTTGCTTGCCCCAGGGATGACAAGGTGAGGATGAGCACTGAGCAGCACTGTGTTGCAAGAGATATTGTCAATTTAATTGCATGTGAAGGTGCAGAAAGAGTGGAGAGGCATGAACCATTTGGAAAGTGGCGGTCTAGGTTTGCAATGGCTGGCTTTAGACCATACCCCCTAAGTGCATTGGTGAACAATACTATCAGAACACTGTTAAATGATTACAACAGTTACTACAAGCTAGAGGAGAAAGATGGTGTCATTTATCTTGGATGGAAGAACAGAAAGCTGGTTGTATCTTCTGCATGGCAGTGA
- the LOC119288612 gene encoding uncharacterized protein LOC119288612: MEEQFKGSDKVYAHELFAKLLQKYTIDGNVRQHILRVVNAFTKLKALECSLSEALLVIIILESLPEEFEQFKVNYNSLKEKWPLSEMTARIVQEEERIMRQKKDHVFHVGSNKRKHDGQGFPKPQKRQVKKEGTKPFNPKAFKGKEAGGSSSAPSSSTAGENACNFCKEEGHYQRDCPGFLKWMNKRGIRYDPNHKRRNKKT; this comes from the exons ATGGAGGAGCAATTTAAAGGCTCCGACAAAGTGTATGCTCATGAGCTTTTTGCTAAACTTCTTCAGAAATACACTATTGACGGAAATGTTAGGCAGCACATATTGAGGGTGGTAAATGCTTTCACCAAGCTTAAGGCTTTGGAGTGTTCTTTAAGTGAAGCCCTTCTTGTCATAATTATTCTTGAGTCTCTTCCTGAAGAGTTTGAACAATTTAAGGTCAACTATAACTCTCTAAAGGAAAAATGGCCACTCTCTGAGATGACCGCAAGGATCGTCCAGGAGGAAGAAAGGATCATGAGGCAGAAGAAAGACCATGTCTTTCATGTTGGCTCTAACAAGAGAAAGCATGACGGACAAGGTTTCCCTAAGCCTCAGAAAAGGCAAGTCAAGAAAGAAGGCACTAAGCCATTCAACCCTAAGGCATTCAAGGGTAAAGAAGCCGGTGGTTCTTCTTCTGCTCCTAGCAGCTCCACTGCTGGAGAAAATGCTTGTAACTTCTGCAAAGAAGAGGGACACTATCAAAGGGACTGCCCAGGCTTTCTAAAATGGATGAACAAAAGAG GGATTCGATACGATCCAAACCataagaggaggaacaagaaaacTTAA